A single window of Colletotrichum destructivum chromosome 9, complete sequence DNA harbors:
- a CDS encoding Putative carbon-nitrogen hydrolase, with the protein MRLVLRTLRPFASSVLNPAAHRLVPFRKMTTATTASASPVLKKPVKLACIQLASGADKATNLSNARAKVLEAARDGAKIVVLPECFNSPYGCDYFPKYAETLLPSPPTREQSPSFHALAAMASESGAYLVGGSIPELDGETGKFYNTSLVFSPEGALLATHRKVHLFDIDIPGKITFRESEVLSPGDAVTVVDLPGYGRISVAICYDIRFPELAAIAARRGCFALVYPGAFNLTTGPMHWRLLGQGRAIDNQIYVALCSPARDLGATYHAWGHSLIVDPMANVLVEAEEGEGIVAWELDGNKIEEARRNIPINTQRRFDVYPDVSQPKVES; encoded by the coding sequence ATGCGCCTCGTCCTACGGACCCTTCGCCCTTTTGCATCCTCCGTCCTCAACCCTGCCGCCCACCGCCTCGTGCCCTTTCGCAAAATGACCACCGCCACaaccgcctccgcctccccggTGCTCAAAAAGCCCGTCAAGCTGGCCTGCATCCAGCTCGCCTCGGGCGCCGACAAGGCGACCAACCTCTCCAATGCCCGCGccaaggtcctcgaggccgcgcgcgacggcgccaagaTCGTCGTGCTTCCGGAGTGCTTCAATTCGCCCTATGGCTGCGACTACTTTCCCAAGTACGCCGAGACCCTGCTGCCCTCACCGCCCACGCGGGAGCAGTCGCCCAGCTTCCACGCgctggccgccatggcctccgAGAGCGGCGCCTACCTCGTTGGCGGCTCCATCCCCGAGCTGGACGGCGAGACGGGCAAGTTCTACAATACGAGCCTCGTCTTCTCGCCCGAGGGCGCGCTGCTGGCCACCCACCGCAAGGTGCACCTCTTTGACATCGACATCCCCGGCAAGATCACCTTCCGCGAGTCCGAGGTCCTGAGCCCCGGCGATGCCGTCACCGTTGTCGACCTGCCCGGCTACGGCCGCATCTCGGTCGCAATCTGCTACGACATCCGCTTCCCCGAGcttgccgccatcgccgcgcGGAGGGGCTGCTTCGCGCTCGTGTACCCGGGCGCCTTCAACCTGACGACGGGGCCGATGCACTGGCGTCTGCTGGGACAGGGCCGCGCCATCGACAACCAGATTTACGTCGCCCTGTGCAGCCCTGCgcgcgacctcggcgccacCTACCACGCCTGGGGCCACAgcctcatcgtcgacccCATGGCGAACGTGCTGGttgaggcggaggagggggagggcatcgtcgcctGGGAGCTGGACGGGAACAAGATTGAGGAGGCGAGGCGGAACATCCCCATCAACACGCAGAGGCGATTCGACGTGTATCCTGATGTGAGCCAGCCCAAGGTCGAGTCGTAA
- a CDS encoding Putative G protein alpha subunit, helical insertion: protein MCFGARKQDDGSAARSRDLDRLIRQDEKKLSKEVKLLLLGAGESGKSTVLKQMKLIYAQGFSKNEKLEWKPVVFNNIVQSFRLIQDAMTEMGIEFSNPENEKHMAHILVEHEINAQDPLPRDYLQPIKELWFDGGVKQAIAKGNEFALHDNLAYFCDDLDRIWDQSYVPTDQDLLRSRLRTTGITETVFDLGQLTYRMFDVGGQRSERKKWIHCFENVNCLLFLVAISGYDQCLVEDKDGNQMNEALMLWESIANSHWFTKSALILFLNKMDLFKEKLPNNPITSHGFTDYHGPAEDWKSASKYFLDKFRALNRNTEKEIYGHFTNATDTNLLKITMGSVQDMIIQRNLKQLIL, encoded by the exons ATGTGTTTCGGGGCTCGAAAACAGGATGACGGCAGCGCTGCCCGCTCGCGGGACCTCGATCGTCTGATTCGccaggacgagaagaaacTGTCAAAGGAGGTCAAGCTCTTGTTGCTGG GTGCCGGAGAGTCTGGAAAGTCTACCGTGCTGAAGCAGATGAAATTGATCTACGCCCAAGGCTTCAGCAAAAACGAGAAACTCGAATGGAAGCCcgtcgtcttcaacaacATTGTCCAATCTTTCCGCTTAATTCAAGATGCCATGACCGAGATGGGAATCGAGTTTAGCAACCCCGAAAACGAG AAGCACATGGCGCATATACTGGTGGAACACGAGATCAACGCCCAGGATCCCCTCCCGCGCGATTACCTTCAACCTATAAAGGAGCTTTGGTTCGATGGTGGTGTTAAGCAAGCCATTGCCAAGGGCAATGAGTTTGCTCTCCACGACAATTTGGCATA CTTTTGCGACGATTTGGATCGTATCTGGGATCAGAGCTACGTGCCGACAGACCAAGATTTGTTGCGCTCGAGATTGCGAACGACGGGAATCACCGAAACGGTCTTCGACCTGGGCCAGCTGACATACCGCATGTTCGATGTCGGCGGTCAGCGCTCGGAACGAAAGAAGTGGATTCACTGCTTCGAAAACGTCAACTGCCTGcttttcctcgtcgccatcagcGGTTACGACCAATGCTTAGTTGAGGACAAAGACGGC AACCAAATGAACGAAGCACTCATGTTGTGGGAGTCCATTGCGAACTCGCACTGGTTTACCAAGTCTGCGCTtatcctcttcctcaacaaGATGGATCTGTTCAAGGAAAAATTACCTAACAACCCCATCACATCACACGGCTTCACAGACTACCACGGTCCAGCCGAAGACTGGAAGTCTGCCAGCAAATATTTCTTGGACAAGTTCCGCGCCCTAAACAGAAACACGGAGAAGGAAATCTACGGGCACTTCACCAACGCGACAGACACGAACCTGCTCAAAATCACCATGGGCTCGGTCCAGGACATGATCATCCAGCGCAATCTGAAACAACTGATACTATAA